From the Cryptomeria japonica chromosome 2, Sugi_1.0, whole genome shotgun sequence genome, one window contains:
- the LOC131069538 gene encoding probable methyltransferase PMT20, whose protein sequence is MKDKDYKAGMHSDKSIRVVPVALMLLSLCAISFYFGGMFCSQKERYLLEQEVSHAPVQVSCSAAEEKAITFEECSSEYQDYTPCTDPQRWRKYDIHRLAFRERHCPPLSERIDCLIPPPEGYKLPIRWPTSKDECWYRNVPYEWITNEKSNQNWVRKEGEKFLFPGGGTMFPRGVSEYVDRMEDLIPGMKDGTVRTALDTGCGVASWGGDLLGRGIITLSLAPRDNHEAQVQFALERGIPAILGIISTQRLPYPSNAFDMAHCSRCLIPWTEFGGVYLLEIDRILRPGGFWVLSGPPVNYENRWRGWNTTVEDQKADYDALQGLLTKMCYTLYNKKDDIAVWQKPLDNECYASRSETVYPPKCDDSIEPDAAWYVPMRACIATRNPNFKRLGVGQTPKWPQRLQVAPERVRTVSGGSDGAFKQDTTKWVKRVKYYKRLVPDLGTDKIRNVMDMNTLYGGFAAALIDDPVWVMNVVSSYGLNSLNVVYDRGLIGAINDWCEAFSTYPRTYDLLHLDGLFSAESHRCEMKFVLLEMDRILRPTGFVIMRESPHFVNSVYNLAKGMRWNCEKKDAENGENEKERILICQKKN, encoded by the exons ATGAAGGACAAGGATTATAAAGCAGGAATGCATTCAGACAAGTCTATAAGGGTGGTCCCTGTTGCTTTAATGCTCCTATCTTTATGTGCCATTTCATTTTATTTTGGGGGCATGTTTTGCTCTCAGAAGGAAAGATATCTTCTAGAACAAGAAGTATCACATGCCCCTGTACAAGTGAGCTGCTCAGCTGCTGAAGAGAAGGCAATAACATTTGAAGAATGCAGCAGCGAATATCAAGATTATACTCCATGCACAGACCCACAG AGATGGAGGAAGTATGATATACACAGGTTGGCATTTAGGGAGCGACACTGTCCACCACTTTCTGAAAGAATTGATTGCCTAATCCCTCCACCAGAGGGTTACAAGCTACCTATTAGATGGCCAACAAGcaaggatgagtgttggtacag GAATGTTCCCTATGAATGGATTACCAATGAAAAATCCAACCAGAATTGGGTGCGGAAGGAAGGGGAGAAGTTTCTCTTTCCAGGTGGAGGTACAATGTTCCCCAGAGGGGTCAGCGAATATGTGGATCGAATGGAAGATTTGATTCCAGGAATGAAAGATGGTACTGTTCGAACTGCTCTTGATACCGGATGTGGG GTTGCAAGTTGGGGTGGTGATTTGCTGGGTCGTGGAATTATCACATTGTCTCTGGCACCCAGAGATAATCATGAAGCTCAGGTGCAGTTTGCACTTGAACGGGgaattcctgcaattcttggtaTCATCTCCACACAGCGGCTTCcatatccatccaatgcatttgaCATGGCTCACTGCTCTCGCTGTCTCATTCCTTGGACAGAATTTG GTGGAGTATACCTTTTGGAAATAGATAGAATACTGCGGCCAGGGGGTTTCTGGGTGCTATCTGGACCACCAGTTAACTATGAAAATAGATGGCGAGGATGGAACACAACCGTAGAGGATCAGAAGGCTGACTATGATGCCCTTCAAGGTCTCTTAACTAAGATGTGCTATACACTATACAATAAAAAGGATGACATTGCCGTATGGCAGAAGCCATTGGACAATGAGTGCTATGCTAGCCGTAGTGAAACAGTCTATCCCCCAAAATGTGATGATAGCATTGAACCAGATGCAGCATGGTATGTTCCTATGCGAGCTTGCAtagctacaagaaatccaaacttcAAGCGCTTGGGCGTAGGACAGACTCCAAAGTGGCCACAACGCTTGCAGGTAGCCCCAGAGCGAGTTCGTACAGTCTCTGGTGGTAGTGATGGTGCATTCAAGCAGGACACAACCAAATGGGTTAAACGTGTTAAGTATTATAAGAGACTGGTGCCTGATCTTGGAACAGACAAGATAAGGAATGTTATGGATATGAACACCCTTTATGGAGGTTTTGCTGCAGCTCTGATAGATGACCCTGTATGGGTCATGAATGTGGTCTCCTCATATGGCCTGAATTCTTTGAATGTTGTCTATGATCGAGGATTAATTGGTGCTATTAATGACTG GTGTGAAGCATTTTCAACCTATCCTAGAACCTATGATCTCTTGCATCTTGATGGTCTTTTCAGTGCAGAAAGTCACAG GTGTGAGATGAAATTCGTTTTGCTGGAAATGGACCGAATACTCAGACCTACTGGCTTTGTCATAATGCGTGAATCCCCACATTTTGTGAATAGTGTATACAATCTAGCCAAAGGAATGAGATGGAATTGCGAGAAGAAGGATGCAGAAAATggtgaaaatgaaaaagaaaggatTCTCATTTGTCAGAAAAAGAATTGA